One window of the Thermomicrobiales bacterium genome contains the following:
- a CDS encoding SDR family oxidoreductase, giving the protein MRSVADEFGRIDILINNAAIYPRREWTEITAESWDDVMATNLKGYFLCSQAAFPYLKANGTGRIINIASITFFGGWSMLLDYVTSKGGIVGFTRALAREIGPDGVTVNAISPGAFPTDAEKIHPNQDAYTQMVLDSQSVKRRGTPNDIGNLAVFLSSDGGSFITGQLIQIDGGWVMH; this is encoded by the coding sequence GATGCGATCGGTTGCGGATGAATTCGGCCGCATCGACATTCTCATCAACAATGCCGCCATCTATCCGCGACGCGAATGGACCGAGATCACCGCCGAATCCTGGGACGACGTGATGGCCACCAACCTGAAGGGGTATTTCCTTTGCTCCCAGGCCGCGTTCCCGTATCTGAAGGCCAATGGCACGGGACGCATCATCAACATCGCGTCGATCACCTTCTTCGGGGGATGGTCGATGTTGCTCGACTACGTGACCTCGAAAGGGGGCATCGTCGGCTTCACCAGGGCGCTGGCGCGTGAGATCGGACCCGACGGCGTCACCGTCAATGCCATCTCGCCGGGCGCGTTCCCGACCGACGCGGAAAAGATTCATCCCAATCAGGATGCGTACACCCAAATGGTGCTCGACAGCCAAAGCGTGAAACGGCGAGGCACACCGAACGATATCGGCAATCTGGCGGTCTTTCTCTCGAGCGACGGCGGTTCGTTCATCAC